One genomic segment of Theobroma cacao cultivar B97-61/B2 chromosome 6, Criollo_cocoa_genome_V2, whole genome shotgun sequence includes these proteins:
- the LOC18597054 gene encoding cysteine-rich receptor-like protein kinase 29 isoform X3, translating to MAMGFSRVLLLFYSVLLFLATLTLGADPFFQARCVNTAGNYTANSTYQNNLDNIFSQVTSLTEFNYGFHNLSSGQNPNKVNAIALCRGDTNLDNCNSCLNETVSELRQRCPLYKEVVGWSEFCMLRYANRDILGEMEVSPSACLLNTQDVTNADQFNQALENLLNNLSSQAAAEGPLRKYAADNLTAGVFQTVYTMVQCTPDLSEQECGECLTVVKNGIGNCCLGKRGCRVLRPSCFLRFESSPFFETPVPLPSPPPSPTTPPPPATGGKGNNTTRTIIIVVASVVGVVILITISICIFLRARKNWEKVETVDEIIRVESLQFDFATIRVATDNFSDANKLGQGGFGAVYKGLLPDGQEVAVKRLSTDSGQGEVEFKNEVLLVAKLQHRNLVRLLGFCLEGRERLLIYEFVPNASLDHFIFDQVKRIQLDWERRYKIIGGIARGLLYLHEDSRLRIIHRDLKASNILLDAEMIPKIADFGMARLFVRDETQGNTSRIVGTYGYMAPEYAMHGQFSVKSDVFSFGVIILEIISGQKNNCFRKGETVEDLLSYAWKNWREGTALNLIDPTLRDGSRNEMLRCIHIGLLCVQENVADRPTMATVVLMLNSSSISLPLLLMHSNIESDMSSPSKYYSRVSKSKQSKSETIPLLQEQG from the exons ATGGCGATGGGATTTTCAAGAGTCCTTCTCCTTTTTTATTCCGTTCTCCTATTCCTTGCTACTCTCACCCTTGGGGCCGATCCATTCTTCCAGGCTCGTTGCGTAAACACAGCAGGTAACTACACCGCAAACAGCACTTACCAGAACAACCTCGACAATATCTTCTCTCAAGTCACCTCTCTAACAGAATTCAATTATGGGTTCCATAATCTGTCTTCTGGTCAAAACCCCAACAAAGTCAATGCGATTGCACTTTGCAGGGGGGATACTAACCTAGATAATTGCAACAGTTGCCTTAACGAGACCGTGTCTGAGCTCAGGCAGCGATGTCCCCTATACAAGGAGGTGGTTGGATGGTCTGAATTTTGTATGTTGCGCTATGCGAACCGAGATATCCTTGGAGAAATGGAAGTCTCTCCTAGCGCTTGTCTACTCAACACACAGGACGTAACGAATGCTGATCAGTTCAATCAGGCATTGGAAAACCTGTTGAATAATTTGAGCAGTCAAGCCGCAGCCGAGGGTCCTCTCCGCAAGTATGCAGCAGATAACTTAACGGCGGGCGTTTTTCAAACAGTATATACTATGGTACAGTGCACTCCCGATTTGTCCGAGCAAGAATGCGGCGAGTGTCTAACTGTGGTCAAGAACGGGATTGGAAATTGCTGCTTGGGGAAGAGGGGATGCAGGGTTCTTAGACCAAGCTGTTTCTTGAGATTTGAGTCTAGCCCATTTTTTGAGACTCCAGTTCCTCTACCGTCACCTCCGCCATCCCCAACTACTCCTCCACCTCCCGCTACAGGAG GAAAGGGCAATAACACAACCCGGACTATCATCATTGTTGTTGCTTCAGTTGTTGGAGTTGTGATACTAATAACCATCTCCATCTGCATCTTTCTGAGAGCCAGAAAGAACTGGGAAAAAGTTGAAA CTGTTGATGAGATTATTAGGGTTGAGTCCTTGCAATTTGACTTTGCCACTATCCGGGTTGCGACTGATAACTTTTCGGACGCAAATAAGCTTGGCCAAGGTGGATTTGGAGCTGTTTACAAG GGTTTGCTTCCAGATGGACAAGAGGTTGCTGTGAAAAGACTATCTACAGATTCTGGACAAGGAGAGGTAGAATTTAAGAACGAGGTCCTGCTGGTGGCCAAGCTTCAACACCGAAATTTAGTTAGGCTCCTTGGTTTCTGCTTAGAAGGACGTGAAAGACTTCTAATCTATGAGTTTGTGCCAAACGCAAGCCTTgatcatttcatttttg aTCAAGTCAAACGCATACAGTTAGATTGGGAAAGGCGCTACAAAATCATAGGAGGCATTGCTCGTGGGCTCCTTTATCTTCATGAAGATTCTCGATTGAGGATAATCCACCGTGATCTTAAAGCTAGCAATATTTTATTAGATGCAGAGATGATTCCTAAAATTGCAGATTTTGGGATGGCAAGGTTGTTTGTGCGTGATGAAACACAAGGCAATACCAGCAGAATCGTGGGGACGTa TGGATATATGGCACCTGAATATGCTATGCACGGGCAATTTTCAGTTAAGTCGGATGTATTTAGTTTTGGTGTgataattttagaaattataAGTGGTCAGAAAAATAATTGCTTTCGTAAAGGGGAGACTGTGGAGGACCTACTAAGCTAT GCTTGGAAAAATTGGAGGGAAGGGACAGCATTGAATCTCATTGATCCAACTTTGAGGGATG GTTCGAGAAATGAAATGCTGAGATGTATCCACATTGGATTATTATGTGTTCAAGAAAACGTAGCTGACAGGCCAACCATGGCTACAGTTGTTCTGATGCTTAATAGCTCCTCAATCTCCCTCCCACTGCTCTTAATGCACAGCAACATTGAATCTGACATGTCATCCCCGTCGAAATATTATTCCCGTGTCTCAAAGTCTAAGCAATCCAAAAGTGAAACAATCCCTCTATTGCAAGAACAAG GGTGA
- the LOC18597054 gene encoding putative receptor-like protein kinase At4g00960 isoform X1, with protein sequence MAMGFSRVLLLFYSVLLFLATLTLGADPFFQARCVNTAGNYTANSTYQNNLDNIFSQVTSLTEFNYGFHNLSSGQNPNKVNAIALCRGDTNLDNCNSCLNETVSELRQRCPLYKEVVGWSEFCMLRYANRDILGEMEVSPSACLLNTQDVTNADQFNQALENLLNNLSSQAAAEGPLRKYAADNLTAGVFQTVYTMVQCTPDLSEQECGECLTVVKNGIGNCCLGKRGCRVLRPSCFLRFESSPFFETPVPLPSPPPSPTTPPPPATGGKGNNTTRTIIIVVASVVGVVILITISICIFLRARKNWEKVETVDEIIRVESLQFDFATIRVATDNFSDANKLGQGGFGAVYKGLLPDGQEVAVKRLSTDSGQGEVEFKNEVLLVAKLQHRNLVRLLGFCLEGRERLLIYEFVPNASLDHFIFDQVKRIQLDWERRYKIIGGIARGLLYLHEDSRLRIIHRDLKASNILLDAEMIPKIADFGMARLFVRDETQGNTSRIVGTYGYMAPEYAMHGQFSVKSDVFSFGVIILEIISGQKNNCFRKGETVEDLLSYAWKNWREGTALNLIDPTLRDGSRNEMLRCIHIGLLCVQENVANRPTMATVVLMLNSFSISLPLPSQPAFFIHSNIDSDMSSSRGYNSRMSESEQSKSESIPLSMNEASITELYPR encoded by the exons ATGGCGATGGGATTTTCAAGAGTCCTTCTCCTTTTTTATTCCGTTCTCCTATTCCTTGCTACTCTCACCCTTGGGGCCGATCCATTCTTCCAGGCTCGTTGCGTAAACACAGCAGGTAACTACACCGCAAACAGCACTTACCAGAACAACCTCGACAATATCTTCTCTCAAGTCACCTCTCTAACAGAATTCAATTATGGGTTCCATAATCTGTCTTCTGGTCAAAACCCCAACAAAGTCAATGCGATTGCACTTTGCAGGGGGGATACTAACCTAGATAATTGCAACAGTTGCCTTAACGAGACCGTGTCTGAGCTCAGGCAGCGATGTCCCCTATACAAGGAGGTGGTTGGATGGTCTGAATTTTGTATGTTGCGCTATGCGAACCGAGATATCCTTGGAGAAATGGAAGTCTCTCCTAGCGCTTGTCTACTCAACACACAGGACGTAACGAATGCTGATCAGTTCAATCAGGCATTGGAAAACCTGTTGAATAATTTGAGCAGTCAAGCCGCAGCCGAGGGTCCTCTCCGCAAGTATGCAGCAGATAACTTAACGGCGGGCGTTTTTCAAACAGTATATACTATGGTACAGTGCACTCCCGATTTGTCCGAGCAAGAATGCGGCGAGTGTCTAACTGTGGTCAAGAACGGGATTGGAAATTGCTGCTTGGGGAAGAGGGGATGCAGGGTTCTTAGACCAAGCTGTTTCTTGAGATTTGAGTCTAGCCCATTTTTTGAGACTCCAGTTCCTCTACCGTCACCTCCGCCATCCCCAACTACTCCTCCACCTCCCGCTACAGGAG GAAAGGGCAATAACACAACCCGGACTATCATCATTGTTGTTGCTTCAGTTGTTGGAGTTGTGATACTAATAACCATCTCCATCTGCATCTTTCTGAGAGCCAGAAAGAACTGGGAAAAAGTTGAAA CTGTTGATGAGATTATTAGGGTTGAGTCCTTGCAATTTGACTTTGCCACTATCCGGGTTGCGACTGATAACTTTTCGGACGCAAATAAGCTTGGCCAAGGTGGATTTGGAGCTGTTTACAAG GGTTTGCTTCCAGATGGACAAGAGGTTGCTGTGAAAAGACTATCTACAGATTCTGGACAAGGAGAGGTAGAATTTAAGAACGAGGTCCTGCTGGTGGCCAAGCTTCAACACCGAAATTTAGTTAGGCTCCTTGGTTTCTGCTTAGAAGGACGTGAAAGACTTCTAATCTATGAGTTTGTGCCAAACGCAAGCCTTgatcatttcatttttg aTCAAGTCAAACGCATACAGTTAGATTGGGAAAGGCGCTACAAAATCATAGGAGGCATTGCTCGTGGGCTCCTTTATCTTCATGAAGATTCTCGATTGAGGATAATCCACCGTGATCTTAAAGCTAGCAATATTTTATTAGATGCAGAGATGATTCCTAAAATTGCAGATTTTGGGATGGCAAGGTTGTTTGTGCGTGATGAAACACAAGGCAATACCAGCAGAATCGTGGGGACGTa TGGATATATGGCACCTGAATATGCTATGCACGGGCAATTTTCAGTTAAGTCGGATGTATTTAGTTTTGGTGTgataattttagaaattataAGTGGTCAGAAAAATAATTGCTTTCGTAAAGGGGAGACTGTGGAGGACCTACTAAGCTAT GCTTGGAAAAATTGGAGGGAAGGGACAGCATTGAATCTCATTGATCCAACTTTGAGGGATGGTTCGAGAAATGAAATGCTGAGATGTATCCACATTGGATTATTATGTGTTCAAGAAAACGTAGCTAACAGGCCAACCATGGCTACAGTTGTTCTAATGCTTAATAGCTTCTCAATCTCCCTCCCACTACCCTCCCAACCAGCATTTTTTATACACAGCAACATTGATTCTGACATGTCATCTTCGCGGGGTTATAATTCTCGGATGTCAGAATCCGAGCAATCCAAAAGTGAATCAATCCCTCTATCCATGAACGAGGCTTCAATTACTGAACTATATCCTCGATAG
- the LOC18597054 gene encoding cysteine-rich receptor-like protein kinase 29 isoform X2 has product MAMGFSRVLLLFYSVLLFLATLTLGADPFFQARCVNTAGNYTANSTYQNNLDNIFSQVTSLTEFNYGFHNLSSGQNPNKVNAIALCRGDTNLDNCNSCLNETVSELRQRCPLYKEVVGWSEFCMLRYANRDILGEMEVSPSACLLNTQDVTNADQFNQALENLLNNLSSQAAAEGPLRKYAADNLTAGVFQTVYTMVQCTPDLSEQECGECLTVVKNGIGNCCLGKRGCRVLRPSCFLRFESSPFFETPVPLPSPPPSPTTPPPPATGGKGNNTTRTIIIVVASVVGVVILITISICIFLRARKNWEKVETVDEIIRVESLQFDFATIRVATDNFSDANKLGQGGFGAVYKGLLPDGQEVAVKRLSTDSGQGEVEFKNEVLLVAKLQHRNLVRLLGFCLEGRERLLIYEFVPNASLDHFIFDQVKRIQLDWERRYKIIGGIARGLLYLHEDSRLRIIHRDLKASNILLDAEMIPKIADFGMARLFVRDETQGNTSRIVGTYGYMAPEYAMHGQFSVKSDVFSFGVIILEIISGQKNNCFRKGETVEDLLSYAWKNWREGTALNLIDPTLRDGSRNEMLRCIHIGLLCVQENVADRPTMATVVLMLNSSSISLPLLLMHSNIESDMSSPSKYYSRVSKSKQSKSETIPLLQEQGFNY; this is encoded by the exons ATGGCGATGGGATTTTCAAGAGTCCTTCTCCTTTTTTATTCCGTTCTCCTATTCCTTGCTACTCTCACCCTTGGGGCCGATCCATTCTTCCAGGCTCGTTGCGTAAACACAGCAGGTAACTACACCGCAAACAGCACTTACCAGAACAACCTCGACAATATCTTCTCTCAAGTCACCTCTCTAACAGAATTCAATTATGGGTTCCATAATCTGTCTTCTGGTCAAAACCCCAACAAAGTCAATGCGATTGCACTTTGCAGGGGGGATACTAACCTAGATAATTGCAACAGTTGCCTTAACGAGACCGTGTCTGAGCTCAGGCAGCGATGTCCCCTATACAAGGAGGTGGTTGGATGGTCTGAATTTTGTATGTTGCGCTATGCGAACCGAGATATCCTTGGAGAAATGGAAGTCTCTCCTAGCGCTTGTCTACTCAACACACAGGACGTAACGAATGCTGATCAGTTCAATCAGGCATTGGAAAACCTGTTGAATAATTTGAGCAGTCAAGCCGCAGCCGAGGGTCCTCTCCGCAAGTATGCAGCAGATAACTTAACGGCGGGCGTTTTTCAAACAGTATATACTATGGTACAGTGCACTCCCGATTTGTCCGAGCAAGAATGCGGCGAGTGTCTAACTGTGGTCAAGAACGGGATTGGAAATTGCTGCTTGGGGAAGAGGGGATGCAGGGTTCTTAGACCAAGCTGTTTCTTGAGATTTGAGTCTAGCCCATTTTTTGAGACTCCAGTTCCTCTACCGTCACCTCCGCCATCCCCAACTACTCCTCCACCTCCCGCTACAGGAG GAAAGGGCAATAACACAACCCGGACTATCATCATTGTTGTTGCTTCAGTTGTTGGAGTTGTGATACTAATAACCATCTCCATCTGCATCTTTCTGAGAGCCAGAAAGAACTGGGAAAAAGTTGAAA CTGTTGATGAGATTATTAGGGTTGAGTCCTTGCAATTTGACTTTGCCACTATCCGGGTTGCGACTGATAACTTTTCGGACGCAAATAAGCTTGGCCAAGGTGGATTTGGAGCTGTTTACAAG GGTTTGCTTCCAGATGGACAAGAGGTTGCTGTGAAAAGACTATCTACAGATTCTGGACAAGGAGAGGTAGAATTTAAGAACGAGGTCCTGCTGGTGGCCAAGCTTCAACACCGAAATTTAGTTAGGCTCCTTGGTTTCTGCTTAGAAGGACGTGAAAGACTTCTAATCTATGAGTTTGTGCCAAACGCAAGCCTTgatcatttcatttttg aTCAAGTCAAACGCATACAGTTAGATTGGGAAAGGCGCTACAAAATCATAGGAGGCATTGCTCGTGGGCTCCTTTATCTTCATGAAGATTCTCGATTGAGGATAATCCACCGTGATCTTAAAGCTAGCAATATTTTATTAGATGCAGAGATGATTCCTAAAATTGCAGATTTTGGGATGGCAAGGTTGTTTGTGCGTGATGAAACACAAGGCAATACCAGCAGAATCGTGGGGACGTa TGGATATATGGCACCTGAATATGCTATGCACGGGCAATTTTCAGTTAAGTCGGATGTATTTAGTTTTGGTGTgataattttagaaattataAGTGGTCAGAAAAATAATTGCTTTCGTAAAGGGGAGACTGTGGAGGACCTACTAAGCTAT GCTTGGAAAAATTGGAGGGAAGGGACAGCATTGAATCTCATTGATCCAACTTTGAGGGATG GTTCGAGAAATGAAATGCTGAGATGTATCCACATTGGATTATTATGTGTTCAAGAAAACGTAGCTGACAGGCCAACCATGGCTACAGTTGTTCTGATGCTTAATAGCTCCTCAATCTCCCTCCCACTGCTCTTAATGCACAGCAACATTGAATCTGACATGTCATCCCCGTCGAAATATTATTCCCGTGTCTCAAAGTCTAAGCAATCCAAAAGTGAAACAATCCCTCTATTGCAAGAACAAGGTTTCAATTACTAA